The genomic region AACGCGCCCAGGACGATCGCGAGCACCAGGCCGACGGCGTTGACCGCGTTCACAGCTTCTCCACCGCCCGGATCACCAGGGCGAGCGCTGCGAACAGCGCCACCGTCAGGACCACGAACACCACGTCAGACACGCTGACTCCTCAGACCGGCTAGGTTCCTCGCGACCGCCTTCCGGTCGCGCGGGGCAATCAAAGCCCCGCTACGCGCCGGTCGGCAGGGGTCGTGACGCGACCATGACGGCGGCGAACCGTTTCTTGACGTGGTTTTCACACCGGCCCACCAAATGGGTAGGATCCGGACGAACTTGCAGCAACAGGGCGGAAGGCCGCTGCGGAGTGGGCAGTCAGCCCGGCGAGGGCGGTGGCGGGGTGCGGCGGGCCGGTCAGGCCGGGCGGCGGGCCACAAGCACGTCGCGCATGATCGACTGATCCACCCGGTGCCGCAGCGCGTGGTAGGGCTCCGCGTCGACAACGCTCAGGCCGGCGTCGGCGAGCGCCGCCGCCGCGTCGTCCCTGCTGGCCACGTGGGTGTTCCAGGAGATGCCGAGCGCCCCGCCGGGCCGCAGCAGCCGCGCCCAGACCGGCGCGGCGTCCGCGAGCAGCGCCAGCGGGTCACGCGACAACCCCTGATCGGCGGTACGACTGCCGTGCTGCACGCCGTACGGGGCGTCCGCCACGATCAGGTCGACGGTCTCCGGGCGGAAGAACTCCGCCGACCTGGTGGTGTCCGCGTTGACCACGTCCAGCAGTTGCGTACGACCGGCCTTGTGCTCCTCGCGGGTCGGTGCCAGCTCGATCCGCACCCGGCGGCCGACAACCTTGCGCTCCCGCCGTACCGGACCCGACTCCAGCACCCGATGCTTGATCCGCTTCTGCTTCAGCCAGGTGGTGATGAACGCCCGGTACGCCTCGACGTCCTTCTGGTCGCGCTCCACCCCGGCGGCGTCGAAGCCGTACATCAGCGCCTGGTTGAGGGTGGTGCCCCGACCGCACAGCGGGTCGAGCACCCGGAACCGCCGGCTGGTCAGCTCGCCGGCCCAGTCCGAGGCGAGCAGTGTGACGTTGAGCAGCAGCTTGGTGAACTGCTCGTTGGTCTTGCCCGGGTACTTCTGGATGGTGAGCAGGTCGTCGTCGTAGCGGTCCAGCCGGCTCCACTCGACCGGGCGCAGCAGGTCGCCGACGATCTCGAACAGCGCGTACCCGGCGGAGAGATTGCCCAGGACGGCGAAGTCACGCTCGGTCAGCCCGTCACCGGTGAACGTGACGTAGGACGCCCCACCGACGACCTCGGTGTCCAACTCACCGATCCGACCGTCGAGCGCCGAGCGTCCGAAGATCTCCAGCTCGGCCCGGGTGAGGTCGACGGCGGATCGGGCGTACACCCGGTTGGTGGCGGGCAGGATCAGCAGGCCGTAGCGCGTCATGGTCCGGCGAGTATTCCACAACGGGTGACGGTCGCCGGGAACCGGAGCGGCCGCCGGAGCGACTACCGGTACATGGGGTGTGAGCAGTGGCGGGAGGTCCTGTCCGCGCAGCTGGACGGGGAGGAGACCGCCGCCGAACGGGCGGCGGCGCAGGGGCACCTCGACGGGTGCGCCGATTGCCGGGCCTGGTTCACGGCGGCGGTCGCGGTGACCCGTCGGGTTCGGACCCGTTTGGTCACCGACGTGCCCGACCGGACCGCCGCGATCCTGGCCGCCGCCACCGCGGAGGCTCCGGCCCGCAGGCAGTGGTGGCGGCGCCTGGCCGGTCGCGGGCGGCTGGCGGTCGGACGCGGCCGGCTGGTCGCCGGGCTGCGCGGGGCGCTCGGGCTGCTCGGCGCGGTGCAGCTGGTGCTCGGCCTGGCCCAGGTGGGCCGGGGCGCGGCTGCCGATCACCTGCACCCCGCCGGCCAGCACCTCTGGCACGAGTCGGCCGCCTGGAACGTCGCGGTGGGTGCCGGCTTCCTCTTCGTCGCGGTACGCCGCAGCCCGCCGGCCGGACTGCTGCCGATGCTCAGCGCGTTCGTCGGCACGCTGCTGCTGCTCTCGGTGAACGACCTGGCCACCGGCTCGGTGGGCGGGGAGCGGCTGGTCAGCCACGGCTTCCTGGTGGTCGGCTACCTGATCACCGTGCTGCTGTCCCGCCCCGGTCTGCGCCCGGGTGGGCCCTCGCCGCAGCGGCAACAGGCACCGTCACGCTGGCGGTTCCGCGCCGACGAGGTGGACCAGCCGCTGCGGGTGGTCCGCTCCGAGCCGTACGCCGGACAGGCCGCCGACCGCCATGCCGCTCCGGCGGCGCGGACCGGTGGCCGGCGCGCGGCCTGAGCGCGCGCTCCTCAGTTGTGCGGCCGCGCTGACCCGTCGTCGGCGATGACCTGCGGGATGACCTGCTCGACGATTGTCAGCAGCGTGGTGGTGAGCAGCAGGTGCACCTGGGGGCGGGTCAGCGCGCCGCGCTGGAGCCACTCCCGGGCGGTCGAGATCGCCAGGCCGCAGTACGCCCGGACCATCCCGCGTAGCTCCTCGTGGTGCTCCGCCTCGTCGGCGAGCCCGACGGCGACGAGCATCCGGTCGGCGGCGACCTCCTCGGCCTCGGCGAGCACCCGCTCCACGTCGGCGTCGCCGCCCATCCCCCGCGCCGTGACGGCGGCCAGCCAGGAGGTGCTGTGCCGGGACACCACGTCGAGGAACCAGGTGACGCTGGCGTCGACGCGGGTGTGCAGGTCGCCCTTTGGCAGCCGTTCCACGGCGACCTCGGGGATGGTCACCATGACCCGGACGACCTCCAGGTAGAGGTCCTTCTTCGCGCCGAAATAGTGGTTGACCAGGCCACGGGCGACACCTGCCTCGCGGGCGACGTCGGTGGTCGACACGTCCGCGTACGGGCGCTCGCCGAACAGCCGGACCGCGCAGGCCAGGATCTGCCCGCGTCGGGCGTCCGGCTCCAGACGGCGGCGGCGCGGAGCCGTCTCGACACTCATCTGCCCGACCCTATCGGCAGCTCACACCGCCGGCTTCGGCGTCGACGGCCCCCGTGCCCTCCTCGGAGCCGCCGGCCTCGATGCCGCGCCGACGGGTCAACGGCGGAACCTCTCGATCGCGGCCGGGGTCACCGGGGTGAAGAAGTTGACCAGGTTGCCGTCGGGGTCGCGGAACAGCAGGGCTCGGTTACCCCAGGGCATGGTCGTCGGCTCGTTCACGAACTCGTCCACCACGCCCTTCAGTTTCCCGTAGAGAGCGTCCACGTCCTCCACGAGAAACTCGATGATCACGCTGTGGTTCTCGGCCGGGCGGGCTGAGCCGGGCGCGAACAGCCCGACGGTGCGGGTGCTGCCGATCGCCAGCGTGCCGTGGGCGGTACGCAACTCGGCGAAGTCCTCGTTGCCCCAGGCCGCCTGCACGCCGGTGATCTTCTCGTAGAAGCCGACCAGGCGGTTGATCTCGTCGGTGATGATGCGGATCGAGACGAAGTCCATGTCTTCTCCCTGCTCGGTGCCCTTCGGTATCGGTCGGTCGGGATCACGGTAGAACAGATACTGGACAGGTTCGGTCCAGTATCTTGATAAAGTTCCGACCGTGGCACGACCGACAGCCCAGGTGCTCGCCCTGCTGGAGCTCCTGCAGTCCGGCGGCGTCCGGACGATGGCCGAGCTTGCCGAGCGCCTTGGCGTCGAACCGCGCACGGTGCGGCGCTACGTGAGTCATCTGGTCGACCTGGACCTGCCGGTGGAGTCGGTGCGCGGCCGCTACGGCGGCTATCGGCTCGCCGCCGGCTATCGCCTGCCGCCGCTGATGTTCAACGACGACGAAGCCCTTGCCGTCCTACTCGGCCTGATCGCCGGCCGCCGTGCCGGGTTGGCGACAGCAACGGGCACGGCGGGTGAAACAGCCGCCGCGAAGATCCGTCGCGTCCTGCCGCCGCGGACCGCGGACCGGCTCGACGCCGCACTCCAGTCCCTCGCCTTCACCGCCGAGCCCGGTGACCTCCCTGCGCCGCGGTCCGACGTACTACTCGCCGTCGCCGAGGCGGTCCGTCATCACCGGCCGATCTCGCTGCAGTACACCTCGGGCAACGGCCGGCGCAGCGTCCGCGTGCTGCATCCGTCCGGGCTGGTCAACCATGCGAGCCGGTGGTACGTCATCGGTGTCGATCCGGATATCGGCGAGGAGCGCACCCTTCGACTCGACCGCATCGCGGACGCGAGACCTCTGCCGGGCTCGTTCGAGCCGCCCGCCGGAAACGATCCGGCCGGGCACCTTCTCACCTCGATGGCACGAGCGCCGTACCAGCACGCCGTGTCGCTGCGGATACAAGGAACAGTCGAGCAGATCCGCAGGCGGCTGCCGGCCAGCGTCGCCGAGGTGCGAGAGGGCGCGGACGAAGGCTGGCAGGACGTGGAGATC from Micromonospora profundi harbors:
- the kdpF gene encoding K(+)-transporting ATPase subunit F; protein product: MNAVNAVGLVLAIVLGAFLVFALLFPERF
- a CDS encoding TRM11 family SAM-dependent methyltransferase, whose product is MTRYGLLILPATNRVYARSAVDLTRAELEIFGRSALDGRIGELDTEVVGGASYVTFTGDGLTERDFAVLGNLSAGYALFEIVGDLLRPVEWSRLDRYDDDLLTIQKYPGKTNEQFTKLLLNVTLLASDWAGELTSRRFRVLDPLCGRGTTLNQALMYGFDAAGVERDQKDVEAYRAFITTWLKQKRIKHRVLESGPVRRERKVVGRRVRIELAPTREEHKAGRTQLLDVVNADTTRSAEFFRPETVDLIVADAPYGVQHGSRTADQGLSRDPLALLADAAPVWARLLRPGGALGISWNTHVASRDDAAAALADAGLSVVDAEPYHALRHRVDQSIMRDVLVARRPA
- a CDS encoding zf-HC2 domain-containing protein, translating into MGCEQWREVLSAQLDGEETAAERAAAQGHLDGCADCRAWFTAAVAVTRRVRTRLVTDVPDRTAAILAAATAEAPARRQWWRRLAGRGRLAVGRGRLVAGLRGALGLLGAVQLVLGLAQVGRGAAADHLHPAGQHLWHESAAWNVAVGAGFLFVAVRRSPPAGLLPMLSAFVGTLLLLSVNDLATGSVGGERLVSHGFLVVGYLITVLLSRPGLRPGGPSPQRQQAPSRWRFRADEVDQPLRVVRSEPYAGQAADRHAAPAARTGGRRAA
- a CDS encoding TetR/AcrR family transcriptional regulator codes for the protein MSVETAPRRRRLEPDARRGQILACAVRLFGERPYADVSTTDVAREAGVARGLVNHYFGAKKDLYLEVVRVMVTIPEVAVERLPKGDLHTRVDASVTWFLDVVSRHSTSWLAAVTARGMGGDADVERVLAEAEEVAADRMLVAVGLADEAEHHEELRGMVRAYCGLAISTAREWLQRGALTRPQVHLLLTTTLLTIVEQVIPQVIADDGSARPHN
- a CDS encoding VOC family protein — translated: MDFVSIRIITDEINRLVGFYEKITGVQAAWGNEDFAELRTAHGTLAIGSTRTVGLFAPGSARPAENHSVIIEFLVEDVDALYGKLKGVVDEFVNEPTTMPWGNRALLFRDPDGNLVNFFTPVTPAAIERFRR
- a CDS encoding helix-turn-helix transcriptional regulator gives rise to the protein MARPTAQVLALLELLQSGGVRTMAELAERLGVEPRTVRRYVSHLVDLDLPVESVRGRYGGYRLAAGYRLPPLMFNDDEALAVLLGLIAGRRAGLATATGTAGETAAAKIRRVLPPRTADRLDAALQSLAFTAEPGDLPAPRSDVLLAVAEAVRHHRPISLQYTSGNGRRSVRVLHPSGLVNHASRWYVIGVDPDIGEERTLRLDRIADARPLPGSFEPPAGNDPAGHLLTSMARAPYQHAVSLRIQGTVEQIRRRLPASVAEVREGADEGWQDVEIRAESLDWLPGVLAALDLPFVIGRPDELRDRVFALAERLAASARRESTSS